Proteins encoded in a region of the Vicia villosa cultivar HV-30 ecotype Madison, WI linkage group LG5, Vvil1.0, whole genome shotgun sequence genome:
- the LOC131602202 gene encoding auxin-responsive protein SAUR21-like, giving the protein MAFHLPLIMQAKKHILRRTLSKGKKVLSGDSNIPKGYLAVYVGEEKKKRFVVPISYLHQPAFQQFLCKAEEEFGFDHPMGGLTILCKEEIFVNATSQLES; this is encoded by the coding sequence ATGGCGTTCCACTTGCCATTGATAATGCAAGCTAAGAAGCATATCCTCCGCCGCACACTTTCAAAAGGTAAAAAAGTGTTGTCAGGTGATAGTAATATACCAAAAGGGTATTTGGCAGTAtatgttggagaagagaaaaagaagagattTGTGGTTCCAATATCATATTTGCATCAACCTGCTTTTCAACAATTTCTTTGTAAAGCTGAAGAGGAATTTGGATTTGATCATCCAATGGGTGGTCTCACCATTCTTTGCAAAGAAGAGATCTTTGTTAATGCAACTTCTCAATTGGAAAGTTAA
- the LOC131605251 gene encoding auxin-induced protein 15A-like, translating into MGFRLPSIIRKSSSSSKAVDMRKGCFTVYVGEEMKRFLIPISYLNHNSFQELLSQAEEQFGYNHPMGGLTIPCGEDLFLDITSRLSWRAPPLDGLVMEGPTAELVLAGNACTERCADRGGRVGQSEIIWPRCLQ; encoded by the exons ATGGGCTTTCGTTTACCTAGTATCATCAgaaaatcatcatcatcttcaaaagCAGTGGACATGCGAAAGGGATGTTTTACAGTATATGTTGGAGAGGAAATGAAGCGGTTTCTGATCCCAATATCATACTTGAACCATAACTCATTCCAAGAATTGCTGAGCCAAGCTGAGGAACAATTCGGATATAACCATCCAATGGGTGGTCTCACAATTCCTTGCGGAGAAGATTTGTTCTTGGATATCACTTCTCGCTTGA GTTGGAGAGCACCACCATTAGATGGATTGGTGATGGAAGGACCAACTGCAGAGCTTGTACTAGCAGGAAATGCTTGCACTGAACGTTGTGCTGATCGTGGAGGACGGGTGGGACAATCAGAGATAATATGGCCCCGCTGCTTGCAATAA
- the LOC131602200 gene encoding auxin-responsive protein SAUR21-like yields the protein MAFRLPLVMQAKKHILRLTLSKGKKVLSANSNIPKGYLAVYVGEEKKKRFVVPISYLHQPAFQQFLCKAEEEFGFNHPMGGLTIPCREEIFVNVTSQLES from the coding sequence ATGGCGTTTCGCTTGCCATTGGTAATGCAAGCAAAGAAGCATATCCTCCGCCTCACACTTTCAAAAGGTAAAAAAGTGTTGTCAGCTAATAGTAATATACCAAAAGGATATTTGGCAGTAtatgttggagaagagaaaaaaaagagatttgTGGTTCCAATATCATATTTGCATCAACCTGCTTTTCAACAATTTCTTTGTAAAGCTGAAGAAGAATTTGGATTTAATCATCCAATGGGTGGTCTCACCATTCCTTGCAGAGAAGAGATCTTTGTTAATGTAACTTCTCAATTGGAAAGTTAA
- the LOC131605252 gene encoding uncharacterized protein LOC131605252 yields the protein MNKIRSRAWEILGDSTARLSQSSRQEDLSASEVAEDAGETLELFYQCRCGDYFSVDLSKLQKMGYSLLRDGSNVSVRNADALPGSVILPCESCSLKARLVLSIDDSWNY from the exons ATGAATAAAATCCGATCTCGG GCATGGGAAATTCTAGGCGATTCAACGGCTCGTTTGTCTCAAAGTTCAAGGCAGGAGGATTTATCCGCTTCCGAGGTTGCTGAAGATGCTGGCGAAACATTGGAACTGTTTTATCAATGTCGATGCGGTGACTACTTCTCTGTGGATTTGTCGAAGTTGCAGAAAATGGGATATTCCTTGTTGAGAGATGGAAGCAACGTATCTGTACGCAATGCTGATGCTTTACCCGGATCAGTGATTCTTCCTTGTGAATCGTGTTCGTTGAAAGCTCGGCTTGTACTCAGTATCGATGATAGTTGGAATTATTAA
- the LOC131602198 gene encoding large ribosomal RNA subunit accumulation protein YCED homolog 2, chloroplastic isoform X2 has product MLVVTLSQLLPKEKETCNLHWKNPRRLITISPSDGKYHGEWTCDYHVSLRDLHLQDLIKGEDDPSKNAQVFINLSIQKHASFGLSVDARISTSLPSKCSNCSSPYCRQLDANFNAWVLRAASRDKCKTPLPEIGGDPYVIYTRPGCEVDLDSLVQDAIRLTSAVQDTCSKLCASELRASEGTILYETRQSEASFDKRWSRLLELKKTIL; this is encoded by the exons ATGTTAGTAGTTACACTATCACAGCTTCTACCAAAAGAAAAGGAAACTTGCAATCTCCATTG GAAGAACCCCCGCCGTCTGATTACAATATCGCCGTCTGATGGAAAATATCACGGGGAATGGACGTGTGATTATCATGTATCTTTGCGCGACCTACATTTACAGGATTTGATTAAAGGTGAAGATGATCCAAGTAAGAATGCACAAGTATTCATCAACCTCTCCATCCAAAAG CATGCTAGCTTTGGCTTATCAGTAGATGCAAGAATCTCCACATCCTTGCCTTCAAAATGCAGCAACTGTTCTTCCCCATATTGCAGACAG CTTGACGCAAACTTTAACGCATGGGTTCTCAGGGCTGCAAGTAGAGATAAATGTAAGACGCCGCTACCTGAAATTGGAGGCGACCCTTAC GTGATATATACTAGACCCGGATGCGAAGTTGATCTTGATTCTCTTGTACAAGATGCCATCAGGCTAACCTCAGCAGTACAA GACACTTGCTCGAAGTTGTGCGCCTCGGAGTTGCGTGCCTCTGAGGGTACTATACTAT atgAAACTCGGCAAAGTGAGGCATCGTTTGATAAAAGATGGTCGAGACTATTGGAACTAAAGAAAACGATTTTATGA
- the LOC131602198 gene encoding large ribosomal RNA subunit accumulation protein YCED homolog 2, chloroplastic isoform X1: MAKSGNFVSQRSFSPIFNPCHTASKAKTFRFLSHFHTYNNSNVSSYTITASTKRKGNLQSPLIRKNPRRLITISPSDGKYHGEWTCDYHVSLRDLHLQDLIKGEDDPSKNAQVFINLSIQKHASFGLSVDARISTSLPSKCSNCSSPYCRQLDANFNAWVLRAASRDKCKTPLPEIGGDPYVIYTRPGCEVDLDSLVQDAIRLTSAVQDTCSKLCASELRASEGTILYETRQSEASFDKRWSRLLELKKTIL, encoded by the exons ATGGCAAAATCTGGAAATTTTGTATCTCAAAGAAGCTTTAGTCCAATATTCAATCCATGCCATACTGCTTCCAAGGCAAAAACCTTCAGATTTCTCTCTCATTTTCACACTTACAATAATTCTAATGTTAGTAGTTACACTATCACAGCTTCTACCAAAAGAAAAGGAAACTTGCAATCTCCATTG ATTAGGAAGAACCCCCGCCGTCTGATTACAATATCGCCGTCTGATGGAAAATATCACGGGGAATGGACGTGTGATTATCATGTATCTTTGCGCGACCTACATTTACAGGATTTGATTAAAGGTGAAGATGATCCAAGTAAGAATGCACAAGTATTCATCAACCTCTCCATCCAAAAG CATGCTAGCTTTGGCTTATCAGTAGATGCAAGAATCTCCACATCCTTGCCTTCAAAATGCAGCAACTGTTCTTCCCCATATTGCAGACAG CTTGACGCAAACTTTAACGCATGGGTTCTCAGGGCTGCAAGTAGAGATAAATGTAAGACGCCGCTACCTGAAATTGGAGGCGACCCTTAC GTGATATATACTAGACCCGGATGCGAAGTTGATCTTGATTCTCTTGTACAAGATGCCATCAGGCTAACCTCAGCAGTACAA GACACTTGCTCGAAGTTGTGCGCCTCGGAGTTGCGTGCCTCTGAGGGTACTATACTAT atgAAACTCGGCAAAGTGAGGCATCGTTTGATAAAAGATGGTCGAGACTATTGGAACTAAAGAAAACGATTTTATGA
- the LOC131607117 gene encoding protein S-acyltransferase 11-like — MNEEIAPTNIGIIAKPTNFTASSTQEQHVTVATESYETTCWGCGLRLLLPSHAPVFKCGWCGAITNQGKQQCDKQGHRWRLLRDRCILTMVFVFMLFLIFGGVWAIYPVVYSFSLFGIFHSFVTVTLAVATISSFSLSAFRCAGTPPNLVWGSYPTVRNGDLENYTFCHYCSKPKSPRTHHCRSCGKCILDMDHHCPFIGNCVGAANHHSFIAFLISGLLSTIYISIVSAHAGLHTWPPLTYSIGRIHGTTNEILAWRIIKETFFAFLRSVLLLSTRGFILVYLFTASISMMLGLSVLLWQQLRFIYEGETYLSHLCSQAYNGDGKKDCQNLVRFFGFPYSVQRFLPRFVVTLKRHIKGNTHDL, encoded by the exons ATGAACGAGGAAATTGCTCCAACCAATATAGGAATAATAGCAAAACCAACAAACTTCACAGCTTCTTCAACCCAG GAGCAACATGTAACTGTGGCTACCGAGAGTTATGAGACAACATGTTGGGGTTGTGGACTGCGTCTTTTGCTTCCATCTCATGCACCGGTTTTCAAATGTGGCTGGTGCGGGGCCATAACAAATCAGGGCAAACAGCAATGTGACAAGCAGGGCCATAGATGGAGACTACTGCGGGATCGATGCATTCTTACTATGGTCTTCGTGTTTATGCTCTTTCTAATAT TTGGCGGGGTGTGGGCAATTTATCCCGTCGTATATTCTTTCAGTCTTTTTGGGATTTTCCACTCTTTCGTTACAGTGACCTTGGCCGTAGCTACCATttcatctttcagcctttcagcATTTCGTTGTGCCGGCACACCACCAAACTTAGTGTGGGGAAGCTACCCCACTGTACGAAATGGTGACCTTGAAAATTATACCTTCTGTCATTACTGCTCAAAACCGAAGTCGCCCAGAACTCATCACTGTCGCTCGTGTGGAAAATGTATACTCGACATGGATCACCACTGCCCATTT ATCGGGAACTGTGTCGGTGCAGCTAATCACCACAGCTTCATCGCCTTCCTTATATCAGGATTGTTAAGCACCATCTATATTTCTATAGTGTCTGCACATGCCGGCTTGCATACATGGCCACCATTGACATACTCCATCGGACGCATACACGGGACCACTAACGAAATTCTAGCTTGGAGAATTATAAAAGAAACTTTTTTCGCCTTCCTGAGATCTGTGCTGCTTCTCTCCACCAGAGGGTTTATTCTGGTTTATCTATTTACTGCAAGTATTTCAATGATGTTAGGGTTGAGTGTTCTTCTATGGCAGCAGCTACGGTTTATTTACGAGGGGGAAACTTACTTGAGTCACCTATGTTCGCAAGCGTATAATGGTGACGGAAAGAAGGATTGCCAAAATCTTGTTAGGTTTTTTGGTTTTCCGTATTCTGTACAACGCTTTTTGCCCAGGTTCGTTGTTACTCTAAAGAGACACATAAAGGGAAATACACATGATCTGTGA
- the LOC131602203 gene encoding uncharacterized protein LOC131602203 isoform X2, giving the protein MKPPATLSTAAISLILATVTLSLFFVPSSSSSSWQILTNHNFTSQIQHHPHILLLLTLPWSGESRSLMNDMSLVISNKPQEFPDLKLMFMHVNKEKTIVDSIGVNVDGMITVVYFHYSVAYKYTGRLSAKSILSSFHRYVSDAPQEVPFKVLDSPRDFATFVDSADETMVLVDFCGWTPKLIAKSKKFNGTQNGTIGLHLGMGFSGENGRVLFSRGKTNQKVAEVGMCKVEHNINKGFCEVPWLGDFISVNDGRLGFMDQNSHNFHSCSYEEFEHFHSFYEKFMSAVKEFFLPPERHRFGLVSDRAMLSSLGVGDSGSWFAVHYLAGCSSCSHILKEEDDLNYVLQRNNHFVKELEGNGHDQEATIPANKPSVLLFVDRSSDSSETRGKSLEALKALRVLAQHYHVNQMDRNNDNHKKVLNRNYRGQKKSTSDLSSNLLMKAQKIKLNKKISSIKIIHEGKQVSVDNVASDLQVSSLNELLGYIVQQKKDGKLSTLAKDLGFQLLSNDIDISSANTQQQLHSEVQSNQISAETSQDHTSAVMTDGYSYKSVIELRENPKLVMLSSQHDEVKKSSIVTGEEIKAVQSEESIADLKLPSAKIVQSEINNPRDGSSEGNKYAEEQDKFLGFNGSFFYSDGNYQLLERLTGAYRIPSMVIVDPFWQQHYVYPEEKSFNLASLHSFLSEFLNGTLLPYQLSEYVLQGQREARHPPFVNSDFHEVDSIPRITAHTFSELVIGFNLSNKENTSNAWNKDVLVLFSNSWCAFCQRMDLIVREVYRTIKGYVDTLKRGSQNVTDHENFEYVTMKIPTIYLLDCTLNDCHLILKSVDQGEVYPALVLFPAEKKEPLLYGGDVAVIDVMKFIAEHGSNFHDLIGDKVLWLSERVVKNQNLHGTLQTNVHGESLHTRTKYHGVPGQDRILNQAVEPNIINLPVSNEEETLPNVVAGSVLIATEKLLGVQPFDGSKILIVAANQITGFQGLIINKHLNWSFLPKLEEDFKTLKEAPLSFGGPVVKTGMPLLSLTRIGSGNNLPEILPGTYFLDHIVTISKIEELKSANQPVDGYWFFFGYSNWEWNQLYHEIAEGAWNLSEDGVRHLQWP; this is encoded by the exons ATGAAGCCTCCCGCCACCTTATCCACGGCGGCGATATCACTAATACTAGCAACAGTAACACTATCTCTCTTCTTCGTTCCctcttcatcctcttcatcaTGGCAGATCCTCACAAACCACAACTTCACTTCTCAGATCCAACACCATCCAcacatcctcctcctcctcactCTCCCCT GGTCCGGTGAATCTCGTTCCCTAATGAACGATATGTCGCTTGTAATCTCCAACAAGCCTCAGGAATTTCCCGATCTTAAACTAATGTTCATGCATGTCAATAAAGAGAAGACGATTGTGGATTCGATCGGTGTTAATGTGGatggaatgataactgttgtttaTTTTCATTATTCTGTGGCTTATAAGTATACAGGAAGACTTTCGGCCAAGAGTATTTTATCTTCGTTTCATCGTTATGTTTCTGATGCGCCTCAGGAGGTTCCGTTCAAAGTGCTCGATAGTCCGAGGGATTTCGCGACGTTTGTGGATTCGGCTGATGAGACTATGGTTCTTGTTGATTTTTGTGGATGGACGCCGAAATTGATAGCTAAGAGTAAGAAATTCAATGGAACACAAAATGGCACTATTG GGCTTCATCTTGGGATGGGTTTTAGTGGAGAGAATGGTAGAGTACTGTTTTCAAGGGGGAAGACTAACCAGAAGGTTGCTG AGGTGGGCATGTGCAAAGTTGAACACAACATCAATAAAGGGTTTTGTGAAGTTCCTTGGCTTGGGGATTTTATCTCAGTAAATGATGGCCGTTTGGGCTTCATGGATCAGAATAGTCATAATTTTCACTCCTGTTCATATGAAGAATTTGAGCATTTCCATTCTTTCTATGAGAAGTTCATGAGTGCTGTGAAAGAATTCTTTCTGCCTCCTGAACGACATAGATTTGGGCTGGTTTCAGATAGGGCGATGCTTTCATCCTTAGGTGTTGGTGATTCCGGTTCATGGTTTGCAGTTCACTACCTAGCTGGATGCTCAAGTTGTTCACATATTCTTAAAGAAGAGGATGACTTGAACTATGTTTTGCAGAGGAATAATCATTTCGTCAAAGAG TTGGAAGGTAATGGACATGACCAAGAAGCCACCATACCAGCAAATAAGCCATCAGTACTTCTATTTGTTGATAGATCATCTGACTCCTCAGAAACTAGGGGAAAAAGTTTGGAAGCTCTTAAAGCTCTTAGAGTATTGGCACAACACTATCATGTGAATCAAATGGATAGGAATAATGATAATCACAAGAAAGTTTTAAACCGAAATTACCGTGGACAAAAAAAAAGCACATCTGATCTTAGTTCAAATTTGTTGATGAAAGCTCAAAAGATTAAACTAAACAAGAAGATATcttctattaaaattattcaTGAGGGTAAGCAAGTTAGTGTGGATAATGTAGCTTCTGATCTACAAGTGAGTTCTTTGAATGAGTTATTGGGTTACATTGTCCAGCAAAAGAAAGACGGGAAACTAAGCACTCTAGCCAAGGATTTAGGTTTCCAACTTTTATCTAATGATATTGACATTAGTTCAGCCAATACACAACAACAATTGCATTCCGAAGttcaatcaaatcaaatttcagcAGAAACTTCTCAAGATCATACAAGTGCTGTAATGACAGATGGGTATTCATATAAATCTGTTATAGAGCTTAGGGAAAATCCTAAATTGGTCATGCTATCTTCTCAGCATGACGAAGTCAAGAAATCTTCTATTGTCACTGGTGAAGAGATAAAAGCCGTGCAATCTGAAGAATCTATTGCAGATCTCAAACTTCCTAGTGCCAAAATTGTTCAATCAGAAATAAATAACCCCAGGGATGGTTCTTCTGAAGGAAACAAGTATGCAGAAGAACAGGATAAGTTTCTTGGTTTTAATGGTTCCTTTTTCTATTCTGATGGTAATTATCAATTACTTGAAAGGCTAACTGGTGCTTATAGAATTCCATCTATGGTCATAGTTGACCCCTTTTGGCAGCAACATTATGTTTACCCTGAAGAGAAAAGTTTCAACTTAGCTTCACTGCATAGTTTTCTTTCCGAGTTTCTTAATGGAACCTTGCTTCCATATCAGCTGTCAGAATATGTTCTTCAAGGCCAAAGGGAGGCCAGGCATCCTCCATTTGTTAATTCGGATTTTCATGAGGTGGATTCTATACCTCGAATCACAGCTCATACTTTCTCTGAACTTGTTATTGGTTTCAATCTTTCTAACAAAGAGAACACTTCAAATGCATGGAACAAAGATGTCTTGGTCTTGTTTAGCAATAGTTGGTGTGCATTCTGCCAGAGAATGGATTTGATTGTTCGTGAAGTATATAGGACCATCAAAGGCTATGTTGATACCTTAAAAAGGGGATCTCAGAACGTTACTGATCACG AAAATTTTGAGTATGTTACAATGAAGATTCCGACAATCTACCTATTGGATTGTACATTGAATGACTGCCATCTGATCCTGAAATCAGTAGATCAG GGGGAGGTTTATCCTGCACTGGTTTTATTTCCAGCAGAAAAAAAGGAACCTCTTCTTTATGGAGGAGATGTGGCTGTAATTGATGTTATGAAGTTTATAGCAGAGCATGGAAGTAACTTTCACGATCTTATCGGTGATAAAG TTCTGTGGCTGTCTGAAAGAGTAGTCAAGAACCAAAACTTACATGGCACTTTGCAAACCAATGTTCACGGGGAATCACTTCACACGCGGACAAAATATCATGGAGTCCCAGGTCAAGATAGAATACTGAATCAGGCGGTAGAGCCCAACATTATAAATTTACCAGTATCAAATGAGGAGGAAACATTGCCTAACGTGGTGGCCGGTTCTGTGCTAATTGCCACAGAAAAGCTTTTGGGGGTTCAGCCATTTGATGGATCCAAGATTCTCATTGTGGCAGCCAATCAAATAACTGGATTTCAAGGTCTCATCATTAACAAGCATCTAAACTGGAGTTTTCTGCCTAAGTTGGAAGAAGACTTCAAAACATTGAAAGAGGCTCCTCTGTCCTTTGGGGGTCCAGTTGTGAAAACCGGAATGCCTCTATTATCCTTAACTAGAATAGGTTCTGGAAATAATTTACCTGAAATCCTACCAGGAACCTACTTCCTTGATCACATAGTGACAATTAGTAAAATTGAGGAGCTGAAATCAGCAAATCAACCAGTTGACGGTTACTGGTTTTTCTTCGGGTACTCAAACTGGGAATGGAATCAGTTGTATCATGAAATAGCAGAAGGAGCTTGGAACTTGAGTGAGGATGGAGTGAGACATTTACAATGGCCTTGA
- the LOC131602203 gene encoding uncharacterized protein LOC131602203 isoform X1 produces MKPPATLSTAAISLILATVTLSLFFVPSSSSSSWQILTNHNFTSQIQHHPHILLLLTLPWSGESRSLMNDMSLVISNKPQEFPDLKLMFMHVNKEKTIVDSIGVNVDGMITVVYFHYSVAYKYTGRLSAKSILSSFHRYVSDAPQEVPFKVLDSPRDFATFVDSADETMVLVDFCGWTPKLIAKSKKFNGTQNGTIGLHLGMGFSGENGRVLFSRGKTNQKVAEVGMCKVEHNINKGFCEVPWLGDFISVNDGRLGFMDQNSHNFHSCSYEEFEHFHSFYEKFMSAVKEFFLPPERHRFGLVSDRAMLSSLGVGDSGSWFAVHYLAGCSSCSHILKEEDDLNYVLQRNNHFVKELEGNGHDQEATIPANKPSVLLFVDRSSDSSETRGKSLEALKALRVLAQHYHVNQMDRNNDNHKKVLNRNYRGQKKSTSDLSSNLLMKAQKIKLNKKISSIKIIHEGKQVSVDNVASDLQVSSLNELLGYIVQQKKDGKLSTLAKDLGFQLLSNDIDISSANTQQQLHSEVQSNQISAETSQDHTSAVMTDGYSYKSVIELRENPKLVMLSSQHDEVKKSSIVTGEEIKAVQSEESIADLKLPSAKIVQSEINNPRDGSSEGNKYAEEQDKFLGFNGSFFYSDGNYQLLERLTGAYRIPSMVIVDPFWQQHYVYPEEKSFNLASLHSFLSEFLNGTLLPYQLSEYVLQGQREARHPPFVNSDFHEVDSIPRITAHTFSELVIGFNLSNKENTSNAWNKDVLVLFSNSWCAFCQRMDLIVREVYRTIKGYVDTLKRGSQNVTDHENFEYVTMKIPTIYLLDCTLNDCHLILKSVDQGEVYPALVLFPAEKKEPLLYGGDVAVIDVMKFIAEHGSNFHDLIGDKAVLWLSERVVKNQNLHGTLQTNVHGESLHTRTKYHGVPGQDRILNQAVEPNIINLPVSNEEETLPNVVAGSVLIATEKLLGVQPFDGSKILIVAANQITGFQGLIINKHLNWSFLPKLEEDFKTLKEAPLSFGGPVVKTGMPLLSLTRIGSGNNLPEILPGTYFLDHIVTISKIEELKSANQPVDGYWFFFGYSNWEWNQLYHEIAEGAWNLSEDGVRHLQWP; encoded by the exons ATGAAGCCTCCCGCCACCTTATCCACGGCGGCGATATCACTAATACTAGCAACAGTAACACTATCTCTCTTCTTCGTTCCctcttcatcctcttcatcaTGGCAGATCCTCACAAACCACAACTTCACTTCTCAGATCCAACACCATCCAcacatcctcctcctcctcactCTCCCCT GGTCCGGTGAATCTCGTTCCCTAATGAACGATATGTCGCTTGTAATCTCCAACAAGCCTCAGGAATTTCCCGATCTTAAACTAATGTTCATGCATGTCAATAAAGAGAAGACGATTGTGGATTCGATCGGTGTTAATGTGGatggaatgataactgttgtttaTTTTCATTATTCTGTGGCTTATAAGTATACAGGAAGACTTTCGGCCAAGAGTATTTTATCTTCGTTTCATCGTTATGTTTCTGATGCGCCTCAGGAGGTTCCGTTCAAAGTGCTCGATAGTCCGAGGGATTTCGCGACGTTTGTGGATTCGGCTGATGAGACTATGGTTCTTGTTGATTTTTGTGGATGGACGCCGAAATTGATAGCTAAGAGTAAGAAATTCAATGGAACACAAAATGGCACTATTG GGCTTCATCTTGGGATGGGTTTTAGTGGAGAGAATGGTAGAGTACTGTTTTCAAGGGGGAAGACTAACCAGAAGGTTGCTG AGGTGGGCATGTGCAAAGTTGAACACAACATCAATAAAGGGTTTTGTGAAGTTCCTTGGCTTGGGGATTTTATCTCAGTAAATGATGGCCGTTTGGGCTTCATGGATCAGAATAGTCATAATTTTCACTCCTGTTCATATGAAGAATTTGAGCATTTCCATTCTTTCTATGAGAAGTTCATGAGTGCTGTGAAAGAATTCTTTCTGCCTCCTGAACGACATAGATTTGGGCTGGTTTCAGATAGGGCGATGCTTTCATCCTTAGGTGTTGGTGATTCCGGTTCATGGTTTGCAGTTCACTACCTAGCTGGATGCTCAAGTTGTTCACATATTCTTAAAGAAGAGGATGACTTGAACTATGTTTTGCAGAGGAATAATCATTTCGTCAAAGAG TTGGAAGGTAATGGACATGACCAAGAAGCCACCATACCAGCAAATAAGCCATCAGTACTTCTATTTGTTGATAGATCATCTGACTCCTCAGAAACTAGGGGAAAAAGTTTGGAAGCTCTTAAAGCTCTTAGAGTATTGGCACAACACTATCATGTGAATCAAATGGATAGGAATAATGATAATCACAAGAAAGTTTTAAACCGAAATTACCGTGGACAAAAAAAAAGCACATCTGATCTTAGTTCAAATTTGTTGATGAAAGCTCAAAAGATTAAACTAAACAAGAAGATATcttctattaaaattattcaTGAGGGTAAGCAAGTTAGTGTGGATAATGTAGCTTCTGATCTACAAGTGAGTTCTTTGAATGAGTTATTGGGTTACATTGTCCAGCAAAAGAAAGACGGGAAACTAAGCACTCTAGCCAAGGATTTAGGTTTCCAACTTTTATCTAATGATATTGACATTAGTTCAGCCAATACACAACAACAATTGCATTCCGAAGttcaatcaaatcaaatttcagcAGAAACTTCTCAAGATCATACAAGTGCTGTAATGACAGATGGGTATTCATATAAATCTGTTATAGAGCTTAGGGAAAATCCTAAATTGGTCATGCTATCTTCTCAGCATGACGAAGTCAAGAAATCTTCTATTGTCACTGGTGAAGAGATAAAAGCCGTGCAATCTGAAGAATCTATTGCAGATCTCAAACTTCCTAGTGCCAAAATTGTTCAATCAGAAATAAATAACCCCAGGGATGGTTCTTCTGAAGGAAACAAGTATGCAGAAGAACAGGATAAGTTTCTTGGTTTTAATGGTTCCTTTTTCTATTCTGATGGTAATTATCAATTACTTGAAAGGCTAACTGGTGCTTATAGAATTCCATCTATGGTCATAGTTGACCCCTTTTGGCAGCAACATTATGTTTACCCTGAAGAGAAAAGTTTCAACTTAGCTTCACTGCATAGTTTTCTTTCCGAGTTTCTTAATGGAACCTTGCTTCCATATCAGCTGTCAGAATATGTTCTTCAAGGCCAAAGGGAGGCCAGGCATCCTCCATTTGTTAATTCGGATTTTCATGAGGTGGATTCTATACCTCGAATCACAGCTCATACTTTCTCTGAACTTGTTATTGGTTTCAATCTTTCTAACAAAGAGAACACTTCAAATGCATGGAACAAAGATGTCTTGGTCTTGTTTAGCAATAGTTGGTGTGCATTCTGCCAGAGAATGGATTTGATTGTTCGTGAAGTATATAGGACCATCAAAGGCTATGTTGATACCTTAAAAAGGGGATCTCAGAACGTTACTGATCACG AAAATTTTGAGTATGTTACAATGAAGATTCCGACAATCTACCTATTGGATTGTACATTGAATGACTGCCATCTGATCCTGAAATCAGTAGATCAG GGGGAGGTTTATCCTGCACTGGTTTTATTTCCAGCAGAAAAAAAGGAACCTCTTCTTTATGGAGGAGATGTGGCTGTAATTGATGTTATGAAGTTTATAGCAGAGCATGGAAGTAACTTTCACGATCTTATCGGTGATAAAG CAGTTCTGTGGCTGTCTGAAAGAGTAGTCAAGAACCAAAACTTACATGGCACTTTGCAAACCAATGTTCACGGGGAATCACTTCACACGCGGACAAAATATCATGGAGTCCCAGGTCAAGATAGAATACTGAATCAGGCGGTAGAGCCCAACATTATAAATTTACCAGTATCAAATGAGGAGGAAACATTGCCTAACGTGGTGGCCGGTTCTGTGCTAATTGCCACAGAAAAGCTTTTGGGGGTTCAGCCATTTGATGGATCCAAGATTCTCATTGTGGCAGCCAATCAAATAACTGGATTTCAAGGTCTCATCATTAACAAGCATCTAAACTGGAGTTTTCTGCCTAAGTTGGAAGAAGACTTCAAAACATTGAAAGAGGCTCCTCTGTCCTTTGGGGGTCCAGTTGTGAAAACCGGAATGCCTCTATTATCCTTAACTAGAATAGGTTCTGGAAATAATTTACCTGAAATCCTACCAGGAACCTACTTCCTTGATCACATAGTGACAATTAGTAAAATTGAGGAGCTGAAATCAGCAAATCAACCAGTTGACGGTTACTGGTTTTTCTTCGGGTACTCAAACTGGGAATGGAATCAGTTGTATCATGAAATAGCAGAAGGAGCTTGGAACTTGAGTGAGGATGGAGTGAGACATTTACAATGGCCTTGA